In Thiovibrio frasassiensis, one DNA window encodes the following:
- a CDS encoding TIGR01777 family oxidoreductase, which yields MKVFIAGGTGFLGQAIIRKLLQEGHSVTALARSPDKLGALSSRIRLVPGSPLISGPWQEEAPAHDVIINLTGTDIFTRWTSKKKQQILASRIVSTRNIVAAIPAHSPHPITFINTSASGFYGFCGDEEKLEDGLPGRDFLATVCTAWEQEANKAKEKARVICMRIGIVLGKNGGALAKMLPGFRLGVAGKLGHGRQWFPWIHLDDLTRAILFCMQNSAIQGPVNLSAPTPVRNSEFTGILGRILHRPTFLAVPGFSVRLVLGELSGVVLEGCRMLPGVLLKNGFRFNFPEAQAAIEDIVGKS from the coding sequence ATGAAGGTCTTCATCGCAGGCGGCACGGGCTTTCTCGGACAGGCGATCATCCGGAAACTTCTCCAGGAAGGGCATTCCGTAACCGCTCTGGCAAGAAGCCCCGACAAACTCGGGGCTCTCTCGTCCCGGATTCGCCTGGTCCCTGGTTCCCCGCTTATTTCCGGACCCTGGCAAGAAGAGGCGCCGGCCCATGATGTGATTATCAACCTAACCGGCACAGACATCTTCACTCGCTGGACCAGCAAGAAAAAACAACAGATCCTGGCAAGCAGAATTGTCTCAACGCGCAATATTGTCGCTGCAATTCCCGCGCATTCGCCCCACCCCATAACCTTTATCAATACAAGCGCTTCTGGGTTCTATGGCTTTTGCGGAGATGAGGAGAAACTTGAAGATGGTTTGCCTGGCCGCGACTTTCTCGCCACAGTCTGCACGGCCTGGGAGCAAGAGGCAAACAAGGCGAAAGAAAAAGCCAGGGTGATATGCATGCGCATCGGCATAGTCTTGGGCAAAAACGGCGGCGCCCTGGCCAAAATGCTGCCTGGTTTTCGTCTGGGGGTAGCGGGAAAACTGGGGCACGGCCGCCAGTGGTTTCCCTGGATTCACCTGGATGATCTCACCAGAGCCATCCTTTTTTGCATGCAAAACAGCGCGATTCAAGGGCCGGTGAACCTGAGCGCCCCGACCCCGGTACGCAACAGCGAATTCACCGGCATTCTGGGCAGGATTCTGCATCGGCCAACGTTTCTGGCAGTTCCTGGCTTTTCCGTTCGTCTTGTTTTAGGGGAACTGAGTGGGGTGGTGCTTGAGGGATGCAGGATGCTCCCGGGAGTGCTGCTTAAAAACGGCTTCCGCTTCAATTTTCCGGAAGCACAAGCAGCCATTGAGGATATAGTCGGAAAAAGCTAG
- a CDS encoding GIY-YIG nuclease family protein, which yields MTRVPPPACQSAWFVYLVRCKDETLYCGIAKNLSRRLAEHNSADKGAKYTRGRRPVQLVYSETASSRTHATQREAQIKRLSRKEKMVLIQSVVAFVQR from the coding sequence ATGACACGGGTCCCTCCTCCTGCCTGCCAGAGTGCCTGGTTTGTCTATCTGGTCCGCTGCAAAGACGAGACCCTCTATTGCGGCATCGCCAAAAACCTCTCCCGGAGATTGGCAGAACACAACTCTGCGGACAAAGGGGCAAAATACACCAGGGGGCGGCGGCCCGTACAGCTGGTATACTCTGAAACTGCCTCCTCGAGAACGCACGCGACCCAGAGAGAAGCCCAGATCAAGAGACTCAGTCGAAAAGAAAAAATGGTATTGATCCAGAGCGTTGTTGCCTTTGTGCAACGCTAA
- a CDS encoding translation initiation factor Sui1 codes for MAIHKNTTSGSGLVYSTEHGRTCPNCAKPVAQCCCGQKKGSAKGDGVIRVSRETKGRKGSGVTLITGLPLAELELAALAKQLKQRCGSGGTVKNRIIEVQGDQREVVLAELLRLGYQAKKAGG; via the coding sequence ATGGCCATACATAAAAACACAACCAGCGGTTCCGGCCTGGTCTACTCGACGGAACATGGGAGAACCTGTCCGAATTGCGCAAAGCCCGTGGCTCAATGTTGCTGTGGCCAGAAGAAAGGCTCAGCCAAGGGCGACGGTGTCATCCGGGTCTCGCGGGAAACCAAGGGCCGCAAGGGCAGCGGCGTAACCCTCATTACCGGGCTGCCCCTCGCCGAACTCGAACTGGCCGCCCTGGCCAAACAGCTCAAACAGCGCTGCGGCAGCGGCGGCACCGTCAAAAACCGGATTATTGAGGTCCAGGGCGACCAGCGGGAGGTAGTGCTGGCAGAACTCCTCCGCCTTGGCTACCAGGCAAAAAAGGCGGGCGGATGA
- a CDS encoding M3 family oligoendopeptidase, translating into MSDTLNEQLGTSEIFWQLGDLYQSIEDPKIEADIAWCEKEAQSINKQCGGKVASLGASELLDLVMRLEQLETVMGKLATYAFLNFTTQIGNAAAGAFLQKIKEAGSRIGRETVFFELEWSKLENSLATTLLAGKELAKYRHYLESMRRYAKHLLSMAEETLLIEKAPVGRSSWTNLFEKVMGHLKFGEKQRSEEEVLTDLYSPERTVRAQAADELTAGLNSQLHVLTHIFNTLLAEKMIDDRLRKYQSWVSSMNLYNELEDHTVEVLVGAVTSRYDIVQRYYRLKKEIIGLDELCDYDRYAPLPHLPTALVDWNTSKEMVLTAFHDFAPEMGEIAGMFFDRQWIHAPILEGKRGGAFAHPCVPEVHPYVMVNYTGSLRDISTVAHELGHGVHQYLAAKNGYYNSSTTLVLAETASVFAELLLFNSQVKLLTNPEERRAFICQKLESIFATVFRQVSMNRFEHAVHNARRESGELSQEQLASNWLNTQRTMFADSVTLREDYGIWWSYIPHFLNTPGYVYSYAFGELLVLALYNLYQEDGAGFVPKYLDLLRAGGSNTPAELLKPFGVNLDDPAFWLGGLTTIDGMLKLVE; encoded by the coding sequence ATGAGTGACACCTTGAACGAACAGCTCGGCACTTCTGAAATTTTCTGGCAGCTGGGCGATTTGTACCAGTCCATTGAGGACCCAAAAATCGAGGCGGACATCGCCTGGTGTGAAAAAGAAGCCCAATCCATCAACAAGCAATGTGGAGGCAAGGTCGCAAGCCTTGGAGCGAGTGAACTTCTCGATCTGGTCATGCGCCTGGAACAGCTCGAAACCGTGATGGGCAAGCTTGCCACCTATGCTTTTCTCAACTTCACCACCCAGATCGGCAACGCTGCGGCCGGAGCCTTTTTACAAAAGATCAAGGAGGCTGGCAGCCGGATCGGCCGAGAGACCGTGTTCTTTGAGCTGGAATGGAGCAAGCTGGAGAATTCCTTAGCCACCACCCTGCTGGCCGGAAAGGAGTTGGCCAAGTACCGCCACTACCTGGAAAGCATGCGCCGCTATGCGAAACATCTGCTCTCCATGGCCGAGGAAACCCTGCTCATCGAAAAGGCGCCGGTGGGCCGCTCCAGCTGGACCAATCTTTTTGAAAAGGTCATGGGGCATCTCAAGTTCGGGGAAAAGCAGCGCAGCGAAGAGGAGGTGCTGACCGATCTCTACAGCCCGGAGCGGACGGTGCGGGCCCAGGCCGCGGATGAGCTCACCGCCGGACTGAACAGCCAGCTCCATGTGCTGACCCATATCTTCAACACCCTGCTGGCGGAAAAGATGATCGACGACCGGCTCCGCAAGTACCAATCATGGGTCAGCTCCATGAACCTGTACAACGAGCTGGAGGACCACACGGTGGAGGTGCTGGTGGGTGCGGTCACTTCCCGGTACGATATTGTCCAGCGCTACTACCGGCTCAAAAAGGAGATTATCGGGCTCGACGAGCTGTGCGACTATGACCGTTACGCTCCCCTGCCCCATCTGCCCACAGCCTTGGTGGATTGGAACACCAGCAAAGAAATGGTGCTCACGGCGTTTCACGACTTTGCCCCGGAGATGGGGGAAATCGCCGGGATGTTCTTTGACAGGCAATGGATTCATGCCCCGATCCTCGAAGGCAAACGGGGCGGGGCCTTTGCCCACCCTTGTGTGCCGGAGGTGCATCCCTACGTGATGGTCAACTACACCGGCAGCCTGCGCGATATCTCCACCGTGGCCCACGAACTGGGGCATGGGGTGCATCAATATCTCGCGGCCAAAAACGGCTACTACAACTCCTCCACCACCCTGGTTTTGGCCGAGACCGCCTCGGTGTTTGCCGAGCTGCTCCTGTTCAACTCCCAGGTCAAGCTCTTAACCAACCCGGAAGAACGCAGAGCCTTCATCTGCCAAAAACTGGAGTCCATCTTCGCCACGGTATTCCGCCAGGTCTCCATGAACCGCTTCGAACATGCGGTGCACAATGCCAGACGCGAAAGCGGCGAACTCTCCCAGGAGCAGTTGGCCAGCAACTGGCTGAATACCCAGCGGACCATGTTCGCGGATTCCGTCACTCTGCGGGAAGACTATGGAATCTGGTGGTCGTACATCCCCCATTTCCTCAATACCCCGGGCTATGTCTATTCCTACGCCTTTGGCGAGCTCTTGGTCTTGGCCCTGTACAACCTCTACCAGGAAGACGGGGCCGGATTTGTCCCGAAATACCTCGACCTGCTGCGCGCCGGCGGCAGTAATACCCCGGCGGAGTTGCTAAAGCCCTTTGGCGTCAATTTGGATGATCCGGCTTTCTGGCTTGGCGGGCTCACCACCATTGACGGGATGCTCAAGTTGGTGGAATGA
- a CDS encoding DNA topoisomerase IV subunit B, whose product MSVQNSDSAAVYDESKIKTLSSLEHIRLRPGMYIGRLGNGSHPDDGIYILLKEVVDNAVDEFIMGVGKRINVDIGADGVVKVRDFGRGIPLGKLVECVSVINTGAKYNTEVFQFSVGLNGVGTKAVNALSDRFEVTSFRDGKFARATFVNGELVGEEQGETTEKNGTLVSFHPDPNAFEGFYFMGEFVRKRFWRYAYLNAGLKIYYEGECFHSANGLLDLLDKEIADTQLYPPIHAKDATLEFAFSHTDGYGESYFSFVNGTYTNEGGTHLSAFREGILKGINDFSGKKFSGEDVREGVVGAIAVKVKDPIFESQTKNKLGNTDVRGDIVNTVKDFVCDFFYKNTELAEIIIDKIQQSAKIRKELQHVRKEAKAKAKKVALKIPQLKDCKYHPSADKPSSQERENMLFLTEGQSASGSIVSSRDPMTQAVFSLKGKPMNVYGQPMTLLYKNDEMYNMMRTLDIEDSVESLRYDKVILATDADVDGLHIRNLLLTYFLQFFEALVRRGHVYILETPIFRVRTKEETIYCYSDKERAAAEKKLGSKGKKAVEITRFKGLGEISPKEFKQFIGPDMRLQQVNIDTLSEVPKLLSFYMGKNTPERKEYIMDHLVVV is encoded by the coding sequence ATGAGTGTACAGAATTCCGATTCCGCAGCCGTCTACGACGAAAGCAAGATCAAAACCCTCAGCTCTCTCGAGCATATCCGGCTGCGGCCCGGCATGTACATCGGCCGGCTCGGCAACGGGAGTCATCCGGACGACGGGATCTACATCCTCCTCAAAGAGGTGGTGGATAACGCGGTGGATGAGTTCATCATGGGGGTGGGCAAGCGGATCAATGTGGATATCGGGGCGGACGGCGTGGTCAAGGTGCGGGATTTCGGCCGCGGCATCCCCCTGGGCAAGCTGGTCGAATGCGTGAGCGTGATCAACACCGGGGCCAAGTACAACACCGAGGTGTTCCAGTTTTCCGTGGGGCTCAACGGGGTGGGCACCAAGGCGGTCAACGCCCTGTCCGATCGCTTTGAGGTGACCTCCTTTAGGGACGGCAAATTTGCCAGGGCCACCTTTGTCAACGGCGAGCTGGTTGGGGAAGAGCAGGGCGAGACTACGGAAAAGAACGGCACCCTGGTCTCTTTTCATCCGGATCCCAATGCCTTTGAAGGCTTTTACTTCATGGGCGAGTTCGTACGCAAGCGGTTCTGGCGCTATGCCTACCTCAATGCCGGGCTCAAGATCTACTATGAAGGCGAGTGCTTTCATTCGGCCAACGGCCTTCTCGACCTGCTGGACAAGGAGATCGCCGACACCCAGCTCTACCCGCCCATCCACGCCAAGGACGCCACCCTGGAGTTCGCTTTTTCCCACACGGACGGCTATGGCGAGAGTTATTTTTCTTTTGTCAACGGCACCTACACCAACGAGGGCGGCACCCATCTTTCCGCCTTCCGCGAGGGAATCCTCAAGGGGATCAACGATTTCTCCGGCAAGAAGTTTTCCGGCGAGGATGTCCGGGAAGGGGTGGTGGGGGCCATCGCGGTCAAGGTGAAGGACCCGATCTTCGAGTCGCAGACCAAGAACAAGCTGGGCAACACCGATGTCCGGGGAGATATCGTCAACACGGTCAAGGATTTTGTCTGCGATTTCTTCTACAAGAATACCGAGCTGGCCGAGATCATCATCGACAAGATCCAGCAGAGCGCCAAGATCCGCAAGGAACTGCAGCACGTGCGCAAGGAGGCCAAGGCCAAGGCCAAGAAGGTCGCGCTCAAGATCCCCCAGCTCAAGGATTGCAAGTACCATCCGAGCGCGGACAAGCCGTCCAGCCAGGAGCGTGAGAACATGCTTTTTCTCACCGAGGGTCAGTCTGCCTCCGGCTCCATTGTCAGCTCCCGCGATCCCATGACCCAGGCGGTTTTTTCCCTCAAGGGCAAGCCGATGAACGTTTACGGCCAGCCCATGACCCTGTTGTATAAAAATGACGAGATGTACAATATGATGCGTACCCTCGATATCGAGGATTCGGTGGAAAGCCTGCGGTACGACAAGGTGATCCTGGCCACCGATGCCGATGTGGACGGGCTGCATATCCGCAACCTGTTGCTCACCTATTTTCTCCAGTTCTTCGAGGCCCTGGTTAGGCGCGGGCATGTCTATATCCTTGAGACCCCCATCTTCCGGGTGCGCACCAAGGAAGAGACCATCTACTGCTATTCGGACAAGGAGCGGGCGGCGGCGGAAAAGAAGTTGGGCTCCAAAGGCAAAAAAGCGGTGGAGATCACCCGCTTCAAGGGATTGGGCGAGATCTCCCCCAAGGAGTTCAAGCAGTTCATCGGTCCGGACATGCGGTTGCAGCAGGTAAATATCGATACCTTAAGTGAAGTACCCAAGCTGCTCTCCTTTTACATGGGCAAGAATACGCCCGAGCGGAAAGAATATATCATGGATCATCTGGTGGTCGTGTAA
- a CDS encoding DNA topoisomerase IV subunit A, which yields MDTSHYGELHKLFDTNFLDYTSYVIRERAIPDVADGLKPVQRRILQTLFNMDDGRYHKVANVVGDCMKLHPHGDASIFSALVNLANKGYLIDRQGNFGNIFTGDQASAARYIECRLSPLARETMFNKDLTEFADSYDGRMLEPVALPAKIPLLLMQGAEGIAVGMATKIMPHNFCELLEAQKKILRDEPFTLYPDFLLGGTLDVSGYEDGNGRLRCRARIEEKNEKTITIKDIPYGTTTQSLIESVEKAARSNKLKILSINDYTAEEVEIEIKLVRGIYAADTIKALYAFTDCEMPISPNLTVILDNNPAVLTVSEVLRQNTKKLVLDLEKELTIEHGRLKEKLHAHLLEQIFIEERLYKEIEECKTYKAVVETIGAALLPYRDKLVREVTPDDIERLLEIRIKRISRYDLDKKKKDIKEVRDKIKAVENHLKDMVVYTINYLDDLLNRYGHLYPRRTEIATFGEVEVRKVALSNLTMGYDRETGFLGHQVKAKPEDSFSCSEYDKLLLVYQNGMYKVINVIDKLFVGHDVLWFGKVEGKRVFNILYREGSKNFCYIKRFQSPKFILDKEYRLFPEHKSSTILFLGTGEGGRVRVHLAPSKRARHNYVDCSFSDILIKGASALGKRVSDRPVRRIAELPSEKESSETTGVQPPLFPTTKEGEVGPQAAGGIGDAPEAERTDLPSQEK from the coding sequence ATGGATACCTCCCATTATGGCGAGCTGCACAAGCTTTTTGATACCAATTTTCTGGACTACACCTCCTATGTCATCCGGGAGCGTGCGATTCCCGATGTGGCCGATGGCTTAAAGCCCGTACAGCGCCGTATCCTCCAGACCCTGTTCAATATGGACGACGGCCGTTACCACAAGGTGGCCAATGTGGTGGGCGACTGCATGAAGCTCCACCCCCATGGCGACGCCTCCATCTTTTCCGCCCTGGTCAATCTGGCCAACAAAGGGTATCTCATCGACCGGCAGGGCAATTTCGGCAACATCTTCACCGGCGATCAGGCCTCCGCGGCCCGGTACATCGAATGCCGCCTCTCCCCCCTGGCCCGGGAGACCATGTTCAACAAGGATCTCACCGAGTTTGCCGACTCCTACGATGGCAGGATGCTCGAACCCGTTGCCCTGCCCGCCAAGATTCCCTTGTTGTTGATGCAGGGGGCGGAAGGGATCGCCGTAGGCATGGCCACCAAGATCATGCCCCATAATTTCTGCGAGCTGCTCGAAGCCCAGAAGAAGATTCTCCGGGATGAGCCGTTTACCCTGTATCCGGATTTTCTCCTCGGCGGCACCTTAGACGTTTCCGGCTACGAAGACGGCAACGGTCGTTTGCGCTGCCGGGCCAGAATCGAGGAGAAGAACGAAAAGACCATCACCATCAAGGATATTCCCTACGGCACCACCACCCAGTCCCTGATCGAGAGTGTGGAAAAGGCGGCCCGGTCCAACAAGCTCAAGATTTTAAGCATCAACGACTACACCGCCGAAGAGGTGGAGATCGAGATCAAGCTGGTGCGCGGCATCTATGCGGCCGACACCATCAAGGCCCTGTACGCCTTTACCGACTGTGAAATGCCGATCAGCCCCAACCTGACGGTGATTCTCGACAACAACCCGGCGGTGCTCACGGTGAGCGAGGTGCTGCGCCAGAATACCAAGAAGCTGGTACTCGATCTGGAAAAGGAGCTGACCATCGAGCATGGACGGCTCAAGGAAAAACTCCATGCCCACCTCTTGGAGCAGATCTTCATCGAAGAACGGCTCTATAAAGAGATCGAGGAGTGCAAAACCTACAAGGCGGTGGTCGAAACCATTGGTGCTGCCTTGCTGCCCTACCGGGATAAGTTGGTCCGCGAAGTGACCCCCGATGATATCGAACGGCTGCTGGAGATCCGGATCAAACGCATCTCCCGCTACGATCTGGACAAGAAGAAAAAGGATATCAAGGAGGTTCGGGACAAGATCAAGGCGGTGGAGAATCATCTTAAGGACATGGTGGTCTACACCATCAATTATCTGGACGATCTTCTCAATCGCTATGGCCATCTTTACCCGCGCCGCACCGAGATCGCCACCTTCGGCGAGGTGGAGGTGCGCAAGGTCGCCCTTTCCAACCTGACCATGGGATATGACCGGGAAACCGGCTTTCTCGGGCACCAGGTCAAGGCCAAGCCCGAGGATTCATTTTCCTGTTCCGAATATGACAAGCTGCTGCTTGTGTATCAGAACGGCATGTACAAGGTGATCAACGTGATCGACAAGCTCTTTGTCGGCCATGACGTGCTCTGGTTCGGCAAGGTCGAGGGGAAACGGGTCTTCAATATCCTCTACCGAGAGGGAAGCAAGAATTTCTGTTATATCAAACGGTTCCAGAGTCCGAAATTCATTCTGGACAAAGAATACCGCCTCTTTCCTGAGCATAAGAGTTCCACCATCCTCTTTCTGGGCACCGGGGAAGGTGGCAGGGTGCGGGTGCATCTGGCTCCGTCCAAACGCGCTCGCCACAACTATGTGGACTGCAGCTTCAGCGATATTTTGATCAAGGGTGCCTCGGCCTTAGGCAAAAGGGTTTCCGACCGTCCGGTGCGGCGGATTGCCGAACTGCCTTCCGAAAAAGAGTCTTCCGAGACGACTGGGGTGCAACCACCTCTTTTCCCGACGACCAAAGAAGGCGAGGTCGGTCCACAGGCCGCCGGTGGGATAGGCGATGCTCCCGAGGCTGAAAGAACTGATCTCCCGTCGCAGGAAAAATAA
- a CDS encoding glucosaminidase domain-containing protein: MDSLASNRPPDVTQEQEKDVAAKHDETPIYFGKRPVDSGMVRMVSGISLVLLFFLVALLTQPSSVFIRFPQRFQSVPTIEVHSAQDLLKQLVANDLWEVQAYSEVPAVLVRQFPGDMPTLDAPTQKKAFLHVLLPAAMIALSEVQEERINFEKILAKLSQPFHRLDLNRKAEDSSHLAGLSQNELFFLRNLCHKYRTCEVADLRRRINPVPVSLIMAQGALESSWGGSRFALEKNNLFGVLRWNMEGREPDGLEDGKAYYGKSYASLLDSVRGYILMINRAPAYKELRQLREDTMDPLVLAKGLHLYSNRGSNYIADVAQLITSNDLQDYDQCVLANKTGLQSRVRFASLENLR, from the coding sequence ATGGACTCCCTTGCATCAAACCGTCCCCCGGACGTAACCCAAGAGCAGGAAAAAGATGTGGCAGCAAAACATGATGAAACCCCGATCTATTTTGGCAAAAGACCAGTAGATTCCGGGATGGTACGGATGGTTTCCGGAATATCCCTGGTCCTACTCTTCTTTCTTGTCGCTCTATTGACCCAGCCCTCTTCGGTATTTATTCGTTTTCCCCAACGATTTCAGTCTGTTCCCACCATCGAAGTCCATTCCGCACAGGATCTGCTGAAACAACTCGTGGCAAATGATCTGTGGGAGGTTCAGGCATATTCAGAAGTACCCGCTGTTTTGGTCCGCCAGTTTCCTGGAGACATGCCTACCCTTGATGCGCCAACCCAAAAAAAGGCTTTTCTCCACGTCCTCCTTCCTGCGGCGATGATCGCCCTTTCCGAGGTGCAAGAAGAAAGGATTAACTTTGAGAAAATTCTCGCTAAATTATCGCAGCCTTTTCACCGTTTGGACCTTAATCGGAAGGCAGAAGATTCTAGCCATCTTGCAGGATTATCACAAAACGAACTTTTTTTTCTACGTAATCTTTGCCACAAATACAGGACTTGCGAGGTCGCCGACCTGCGCCGTCGCATCAACCCGGTGCCAGTGAGCCTGATCATGGCCCAAGGGGCACTGGAATCATCATGGGGTGGTTCCCGATTTGCTTTGGAGAAGAACAACCTCTTTGGTGTCTTGCGCTGGAACATGGAAGGGCGTGAGCCTGATGGACTGGAGGATGGCAAGGCCTACTACGGGAAGTCCTACGCTTCTCTGCTCGATTCCGTTCGTGGATATATTCTCATGATCAACAGGGCTCCCGCCTACAAAGAATTGCGGCAGCTCAGGGAAGATACCATGGATCCTCTTGTTTTGGCCAAGGGTTTGCACTTGTATTCCAATCGTGGAAGCAATTACATAGCTGATGTTGCTCAGCTTATCACAAGCAATGATTTGCAGGACTACGACCAGTGTGTGCTTGCGAATAAGACTGGGTTGCAGTCACGGGTTCGGTTTGCGAGCCTGGAAAATCTTCGTTAA
- a CDS encoding V4R domain-containing protein, whose translation MFKAERKSLQFDWSLLGDIEWGRPNLGPQTTVAVYRLMQFTLRDAIISHTDVATANRIFYSAGQSAGKAIYGHLLKSTQDFDGFIAELQETLRTLSIGIVRLEASDLQKQRFVLTVAEDLDCSGLPMSDELVCTFDEGFIAALFSSHFGRQFTARETDCWCTGDRVCRFEVVVAEA comes from the coding sequence ATGTTCAAGGCAGAACGGAAGTCCTTGCAGTTTGACTGGTCACTTCTTGGCGACATCGAATGGGGCCGCCCCAATCTTGGTCCCCAAACCACGGTCGCGGTCTATCGCCTGATGCAGTTCACCCTGCGGGATGCAATCATCTCCCATACCGATGTGGCCACTGCCAACCGGATATTTTACTCGGCCGGACAGAGTGCCGGTAAGGCGATCTATGGACATCTGCTTAAGAGTACCCAGGATTTTGACGGGTTCATCGCCGAGCTTCAGGAAACCTTGCGCACCCTTTCCATTGGTATTGTACGGCTAGAGGCGTCGGATCTGCAGAAGCAGCGTTTTGTCCTTACGGTGGCGGAAGACCTTGACTGCTCTGGCCTGCCCATGAGCGATGAGTTGGTTTGCACCTTTGACGAAGGCTTTATCGCTGCGCTCTTCTCCTCCCATTTCGGCAGGCAGTTTACGGCAAGGGAAACTGACTGTTGGTGCACCGGCGACCGGGTCTGCCGTTTCGAGGTCGTGGTTGCGGAAGCGTGA
- a CDS encoding GGDEF domain-containing protein, with product MEQTEVERLDRISAHLHALLHQGQSGLLDLAGEPEDEIRQVGEFVNSLAEALSGLTHAAHHLSIGDMDVPIIAKLPASHHLKNLQATLRHLTWQTGQIAKGDFSQRVEFLGDFSQSFNWMVEQLEAYRQRILGQNRELERLATTDPLTGVYNRRYFMDFATKEYLRSQRYAHLFSVIQMDIDHFKKINDTHGHAVGDEVLKAFTLTCQEALRESDVLGRIGGEEFSIILPETEKEGALIVAERIRRSIAELKVDENDQRIHFTVSSGVTNLRPDDRGIEAVLRRGDEALYLAKNGGRNKVFFAE from the coding sequence ATGGAGCAAACAGAGGTCGAAAGACTGGACAGGATCAGCGCCCATCTGCATGCGCTGCTGCATCAAGGCCAATCCGGTCTGCTCGACCTTGCCGGAGAACCAGAGGATGAGATCCGCCAGGTGGGGGAATTTGTCAACTCCCTTGCGGAAGCCTTGTCCGGTCTGACCCATGCCGCCCACCATCTTTCCATCGGCGACATGGATGTGCCGATCATCGCCAAACTTCCCGCCTCGCATCATCTCAAGAATCTGCAAGCAACCCTCCGGCATCTCACCTGGCAAACCGGGCAGATAGCCAAGGGGGATTTTTCCCAGCGGGTGGAATTTCTAGGGGATTTTTCCCAATCGTTCAACTGGATGGTGGAACAGCTTGAGGCCTATCGGCAGAGGATTCTCGGCCAGAATCGGGAACTGGAACGCCTTGCCACCACCGATCCGCTGACCGGGGTCTATAACCGCCGTTATTTTATGGATTTCGCGACGAAGGAGTATCTGCGCTCCCAGCGCTATGCCCATCTTTTTTCGGTGATCCAGATGGATATCGATCATTTCAAGAAAATAAACGATACACATGGTCACGCGGTTGGCGATGAGGTGCTCAAGGCCTTTACCCTCACGTGTCAGGAGGCGCTTCGGGAAAGCGATGTCTTGGGACGTATCGGTGGAGAAGAATTCTCCATTATCCTGCCGGAAACCGAAAAAGAGGGGGCCTTGATCGTTGCGGAACGGATTCGCCGGAGTATCGCCGAGCTGAAGGTGGATGAGAATGATCAACGCATCCATTTTACGGTCAGCAGCGGGGTCACCAATCTTCGGCCAGACGATCGCGGAATTGAGGCTGTGCTGCGAAGGGGGGATGAAGCCCTCTACCTTGCCAAAAACGGGGGGCGCAACAAGGTTTTTTTTGCCGAATAG
- a CDS encoding class I SAM-dependent methyltransferase has protein sequence MDNEENDIFFNIINRFVGFYSRDAVKETRNDPDCEYPFVAMDTRQIFAQFSFVSTFLGLDHAGQTARQPRILDVGCGIGNVLLVAEQFGFEVYGIEKDAYPFRIAARLIGEERIAQADIWSYEGYGNYEVVYYYRPFSGRDQQLRFEKLIEESMQTGAILIANHKNSDAIDRDHRFKKLSPSLPIWQKIRET, from the coding sequence ATGGATAACGAAGAAAACGATATTTTTTTCAACATCATCAACCGATTCGTCGGCTTTTACAGTCGGGATGCTGTCAAGGAAACACGCAACGACCCCGATTGCGAATATCCCTTTGTGGCCATGGACACCAGGCAGATCTTTGCCCAGTTTTCCTTTGTCAGTACCTTCCTCGGACTTGACCATGCTGGACAGACCGCCCGGCAGCCGCGCATCCTTGATGTGGGCTGCGGAATCGGCAATGTGCTCCTCGTTGCCGAACAGTTTGGTTTTGAGGTCTACGGGATCGAAAAGGATGCGTATCCTTTCCGGATTGCCGCCCGGCTCATCGGCGAGGAACGGATTGCCCAGGCTGATATCTGGAGCTATGAAGGCTACGGCAATTACGAGGTGGTCTATTACTACCGGCCCTTTTCCGGACGCGATCAGCAACTGCGCTTTGAAAAACTCATTGAAGAGAGCATGCAGACCGGGGCGATTCTCATCGCGAACCACAAAAACAGCGATGCCATCGACCGGGACCATCGTTTCAAAAAGCTCAGCCCCTCCCTGCCGATCTGGCAAAAAATCAGGGAGACCTAA